In Phreatobacter stygius, a genomic segment contains:
- a CDS encoding Bug family tripartite tricarboxylate transporter substrate binding protein produces MPAVSRRAALGLLSSALAAPAFAQADYPNRPVTVVVPQAPGGANDIIARIIAEKLSEVMGQRFVIENKAGAGGNLGSQAAARATPDGYTLLVTISASQAINPALYARTGFDPVKDFAPISMLGTVPNVLVVNPNFPARTVADLIRMAKEKPGDYHYASAGNGTLNHLVGEMLKSRAGIDLKHIPYRGIAPALSDVIAGHVPITFSNLPAVISQIQAGTVRALGVSTQKRNANIPDVPAIAETVPGFDAELWIAIYGVAGTPQPIIDRLVRATHEALAKPDMKAKFAQQGADIVASTPAELAAKLEADLKVWAEIVRTSGAKIE; encoded by the coding sequence ATGCCTGCCGTTTCCCGCCGCGCCGCGCTCGGCCTCCTGTCCTCGGCGCTCGCCGCGCCGGCCTTCGCGCAAGCCGATTACCCGAACCGGCCGGTGACCGTGGTGGTGCCGCAGGCGCCCGGCGGGGCCAATGACATCATCGCGCGGATCATCGCCGAAAAACTATCCGAGGTGATGGGCCAACGCTTCGTCATCGAGAACAAGGCCGGCGCCGGTGGCAATCTCGGCTCGCAGGCCGCCGCCCGTGCGACGCCTGACGGCTACACGCTGCTGGTCACCATTTCGGCGAGCCAGGCGATCAATCCGGCGCTTTATGCCCGCACCGGCTTCGATCCGGTGAAGGATTTCGCGCCGATCTCCATGCTCGGCACCGTGCCGAACGTGCTGGTGGTCAACCCGAACTTCCCGGCCAGGACCGTCGCCGACCTGATCCGCATGGCCAAGGAAAAGCCCGGCGACTATCATTATGCCTCGGCCGGCAACGGCACGCTGAACCACCTGGTCGGCGAGATGCTGAAATCGCGCGCCGGCATCGACCTGAAGCACATCCCCTATCGTGGCATTGCCCCGGCGCTGAGCGATGTCATCGCCGGCCATGTGCCGATCACCTTCTCCAACCTGCCGGCGGTGATCAGCCAGATCCAGGCCGGGACGGTCAGGGCGCTCGGCGTGTCGACGCAGAAGCGCAATGCCAACATTCCCGACGTGCCGGCCATTGCCGAGACCGTGCCGGGTTTCGACGCCGAATTGTGGATCGCCATCTACGGGGTTGCCGGCACGCCGCAGCCGATCATCGACAGGCTGGTGAGGGCGACACACGAGGCGCTGGCCAAACCCGATATGAAAGCGAAATTCGCCCAGCAAGGTGCCGACATCGTCGCCTCGACGCCGGCGGAACTGGCGGCCAAGCTGGAGGCCGACCTGAAGGTCTGGGCCGAGATCGTGCGGACATCGGGCGCCAAGATCGAGTGA